The genomic DNA GTCATATACCCCTCATCATTCCCCAGTCTTACCCTTTATGCAGGCCTCATGCAGGGGAGAGGCAGTGAGTGCTGTAAGGGAGGGGTTGACTTTGGCTCCATGTTCCAGCAGCATCTTTGCACACTCCAGGCTCCCCGCAGCACAGGCGTTACAGAGAGGAGTGCTGCCATGGATGGTCCTCACGTCCACCTGGGGGAGAGGGGGTaaagaggaagggatggagagatagagggagagggaccaCTACTGCTACACATTATCTGTCTACAGCTCTATATATTTAGCCCTACTGTAGCTGCCTCACCTGAGCCCCTGCATCTAGTAGCAGTCGGGCACAGTTTGGATGTCCCTGGATGCAGGCATCATGGAGCGGGGTGATGTTGTCTACTGTCACCATGTTTACAGATGCTCCACCCTCAATCAGCTGTTTCACTTGAAGGGCCCTGCCTAAGGACGCGGCCTCATGCAACGCGGTTCGGTCTGCCCAAAACCCTAGTAGGAAAGGGAGAGGCTCTGGCTCAAACACGACCTGCTGCGTATTTACGCATTGGTTGCGCAATTATGCATTCATCCAATGAACATTGATGGGCAGTGAATGAAAACTAACATATTTACGTTCACCACCTTTCCGTCCATAATTGTAATGTGTGTAGTTCAGATTGAAAAGTTGATAGCCAGTTTGCCCAAATCGAACACTCACCAATATCTCCAAAATTCGAACGCCGTGCCGCTGTCATTTCCATTATTGCAGGATTTTCCATTGGGAAATATTACCGTGACACAAACAAAATCCACGAGTGCACTGGGTTTATTTTGTTGGAACAGCGTCAACGTGACGATATTTGTTATGACAGGGATGCAACAGAGGCTTCTGGGAGTTGTAGTTCTAAGCGTGAGAATTTGCCCACCATGTTATAAGAGCTTTTTGATTTTGTGGACATGCCATGTTATCAGTACATTTTACCACTACACATTAAAACGGGTACAAATAGGTTGCCATATTAATACCAACCAGCCAACACAGGAATTCACCAAATCCAGAGTAATCTTTGCACTTCATTAAAGGATGGTCTTTGTCATACGAATCAAACTATTGTGTTTTTAGTCCTGCGTCAATGAATAACTCAAAAGGTCCTCTTCAGTGCAAAGTTCATAGATGCTTCAGCAGACAGTTTACGTTGATGATATCATAAAATAGTATTAAAGCGAAAGTTTCAAAGGCAAAGCTCCCAATACTGAAATGACCACAAAAGCCCATCAAACAGCAATACTCCGACTCACTACTGAATAAGAACAAATACTTTAGTTTTTTTCACAAGTAAATTTTTACTTTGCAGTACAGAAATCATTTGAGCACCGTCtttttgtattattatatatctattttttttttacattgatgaCATTTAAACAGGGCCCTTGTCATATCAATACTGCCATAGTAAACATTTGGTCATTTTAAAGCAATTAGTCAACTTTACCACAAATGCccaacctgcttcagtctgctcgGGTCTGTTCATTTTTAATAGTAAAGGAAAGAACAGAATTCTATGACATTATGGTTACTCAAGCTGCAAACAGGTCCAGGTAGTTTGCCTTCTTGCTCGACTATACTTGCTCGTTCAGTGGCTTGGCCTAGGTACAGTAAGATGCCTTGCCCAGGGCTGGCTACTAGAGGCTGGAGATGAGCCACTAGGACAAGGGGGCTgataaatgaaaacaaaaaaaaacaacaacggcCCCCAATCACAATCGATGGAGTATTTATATTAGCTGGTCACGGAAACAATTAAAAGCTTCCTCTCTCACATGGTTATCGGTGGTCAAATGAAGCTTTGCTGGccaaacccttttttggttatggCCTGTTAGGAATATTCATTCATTACAACTGGAACAAGCCAAGCCACTCACTTACCTCCCTCACAACAACAACACctgacaagaaaaatacaactgATCTGGTCACATTTCAGGATTCATTTCCCAAAAACACTTATGTTCATACATGGTTGCGTTATTTATTTTTAGTATTTGGACAAAATAAATTGGACCCTCCCACACTGTGGTACTGTTGTCTTTTGATTGATCAATTGATTTGGCGCCTGTGGACTAAACGCCTTCATCCAGGAGAGAAAATGATCATTATTACATTATGAAAAAGAAAGTAGGGCGTATGTATACCAATGTTCAGTGCAACAACTCTCTGAAAGTGATTATAAAAAGCATAACTCCCACCTGGCCCCCTTTTCCAGCGATGCTATATTATAACTTTATATAGTGTGAACTTCCGTAATGGGCAAAACATACACTTGGATCATCAGCCAGCCCATTTATCTATATTTTTGTATGGTTTTCCTTATTTTTTAAAGATTTCAGTTGTCGGCGGCAAATATCTGATATTCACGAGTGTTGCAGACCCGCTTGTTTCTCTACTGGTCAGCCGCGTCGCCAAAGATGTCGTTCTTCTTGCGCTCCATCTCTGCAAAGTCAAATTCTGTTCCCGTCATCCGCTTGTAGATGTCCTTGATGTCGTCGCAGGTGGTCTCGAAGTGGGTGGTAGCGTCGTAGGTACGGGACATGAAGATCTACGCCAACAATAAGAAAACAAGAGATGGTTAAACACAGGCAAACAAGACAAGCAATAATTGTATTTTTGTTAACACAAGGTCACTGGATTTGACTGGGGCGAGCAGCGAAAAACAGAAGTAATGGACCCACCTGGCTTTCAGCACCCATGTCAGTTGGTGCGTACTGGTCACTGATGCTCACAAACCTGCAGAGAGAAATGACAAAGTCAACATGACCGTAGTAAAGACTAGTGGGAGACAGCCAACATCAACAGTTTAGTGATGAGGCTCGTACTTCTGCTCGACAGGCTCCAGCAGGTCCATGGCTGGTTTGACCTCCATCTCAGGGTTGTCCGTCTCCACCGTGGTGCTGACAATGGCCACATACTTCCCCTGTGCTGCCACATTATGAGTGTAGGAGATCATGCACACGTAGATATCTgcaaaaaatgtaaaattaaattaaaaagagATCAGCAAATTCAATATTTCACTCCTTGTCCGAGTTGGATGCGATTTAGGGCAGTGATTATGGTTAGGTCCATGCCACCCTTCAAATATTAATTTGATTCACTATCATCTCACCCTCAAGCGGGGTCAGTGAAAACAGTTTTCAGGGATACTGAATCGTCAACCTAGCTTCCTTTTCCCCTTAAAACCGGATGTGGGGACCCCCCCCTCAGGCATatcttttacgcctgctatgtAATGTTAGTATCATCTTAGTCTTAAGTAGAGTACTTCAATACTTTTGGGTAGTTGAGCGTGAAGATGGTCTCATGTTCAATTTATAAATCTCATGCATTGTTTCCATAGGGGCCTTGCGTGGTGACATTACTTCCTGCAGCGGGGCTCACCGTGCTTCCTGTTGACCTGGTTCTGGGGGATAATGATCTGGCAGGAGTTGGCGTCGCTGGTGTTCTTGATGGGGTGGCTCATGATGCAGATGACCCGGATCACCTGACCGACCTTGGTGCTGCGGTCCATTAGATAGCTGGGATCGCAGATCAGCTGCTTGCAGCGGGCGATCTGAGGGGGGGAAGAGGTTAAATATTAGCGCTAAGATTACACACGCCTTCCTCTAGTCAGAGTACGGCCTCTACATAAGCCGGGGAGAAATAACAAGACTCTTACCTCTCCCTCAGACTTGACTCCCACTACTTTTCCATCCTCCATGACGATCTCCTCAATGGGCTTGTTCAGCATGTAGGTTCCTCCGTAGATAGCACTTAGTCtacaggaaggagacagggaacgAGAGGGACAGATTCTGTAAAGAATGTTCTATTCTCTGACAATGTCAATTTTAACTAGAAGCACACGGTTCAGAAATCTATTGTATACTTTCAAGAAATAGCACACTATGAAAAGACCCATCTAAATTTGAACAGTCCAACAGCAAAACAAGAAGTAATCATTGGGCATTCTGCTGAACATTGTATTTGGATTCAAATGAGTCAAACCTTTATTTGCATAGTGAAAGTCAACAAGCCAAAACACAGATAAAACAAAAAGGCAGCTCGCGTGAAAATGATAGAGGTCAGAGTTGAGGTGAGCCTTACCTGGCGAACCCTTGGGGCAGCTCCCCCAGGccgtagagggggtagaggtacGGACTCTTGCCATATCTGGCCAGAGACTCACTGTACAGCTTGATCCTGTTTAGCGAGTCCATGCAAGGCAGGTCCAGGtacctgagagagaggggagagacaagtATGAATACAGTGCTTTCTTTGAATATATAACCAAGTTTCTTAAAAGACTGGAAAATAGAATGACTATCCTTTGACACCCTGTGCTTGTGAGGCTACCATGTCATCTAAAAGGTATCATAACGGTGACATTCCAGGTCATCTTTTTCACAGTCTCAGAATATAGCTATATCCTGAAATCTGATAATCAACGTAGTGCAACTGCAAACAGGACGACCTGGAACTCTTGATGCTTTTTAGTTAACCCCAAAATGGCCGAACACCTTCCATCTCTGGCTCAGCCAATAAGATGATGCAGGTGACTCACTCGTCTGTCCGGTAGAGGGCGAGGGAGTGTCCTGTGAAGTCGATGACGTCCTGGCCCAGGTCAAACTTCTTGAACACGTCCCTCATCGTCGTCTTGTTGGGGTCCACGCCCTCCATGGTCTTGGGGTCGTTTTCGTCAAAGTTAGCCACGAAAACCAGGAACTTTCTGAAGCGCCGTTTCTCAAAGAGCCCCATCAGACCTGTAGGGGAGAGAGTTGTGCTATTCAGGGGTAGCTAATTATCTACATGATTGAGAGCTGAAAAGCAAGACAATGTAGAACCAGGAAGAGGTCATTTGTGAGGAGCTGTGATGACAGTAAGAAATTTTGAACTATGGCATTCATCAATTCACTGTTTTAGACTGCTGTTAGCTGGATGGATATTAGACTTGATTAAAAGTTAAGCTCAGGTTTACTGTATGCAGAGTTATCGGACATCAAAACCCAACCTCTCTATTTCCCATTGTCCCCCTGTACCACTCACTGGATGCCAGGGCCTCGGTCTCAGTGGAGGGCACTTTGTAGATGCTGCCCTTCTTGTAGACGAAGCTGCCTTCAATCACCTTGAAGTCCAGGTAGCGCGTCACCTGTGTGATCAGCAGCATGCGGACCAACTGACCTGCACAGGTGAGACAGACAATCAGTGTTACCTTACCCAGGCAGGTTAGTAGAATACAGTTCAAACCAATTAAAATCACTTTTAcatataccgtaaattccggactataagccacaacttttttcctaggctttgaacctcacggcttaaacaatgacgcggctaatatatggatttttcccgctttctgtgacgtgctcagtgttttggcggcatgaagctttcattagaccaatgaaattgccgaacgggttaaggtcaaacaacttttttgtttactgtttaaatTAAAtcaagcgctctcaaacttcccatcattctgattacggtagtcattttgtcaccctcatcatggcaaagacacggagaaatgcatatgatgcagctttcaagttgaaggcgattgatctggctgttggaaaaggaaatagagctgctgcacgggagcgtggtcttaatgagtcgatgataagacgttggaaacagcagcgtgaggagttgactcagtgcaaaaagacaactaaagcttactgctaattttttattttttgttacaagccgtgtttcgttaaagcctatttctttttgttacaagccgtgtttcgttaaagcctatttatttttgttacaagccgtgtttcgttaaagcctatttatttttgttacaagccgtgtttcgttaaagcctatttatttttgttacaagccgtgtttcgttaaagcctatttatttttgttacaagccgtgtttcgttaaagcctgtgtaaagttaatttgtttcaacgtaccggtaggcacctgcggcttatagacacgtgcggcttatttattgttcaaaataatactttttttttaattcagtgggtgccgcttatattcaggtgcgcttaatagtccggaaattacggtacagcTTAATTCGTCTTCAAATTGAAAGTTCTCTCTGTTGCCTCATCCTGTCAATCACATCCAATCATTGATAGGCAGCAGTATCAGTTGCACTATCAAATACGGCCACGACAACTACTGAATATTCCAGAATCACATTTTTGGTATTCATCCCTTCTTTGCTGCTGAGACCAAGGATGAATTGTTATATCTAAGGCCCCGAGTTTTTCCTTGTCTTGTGACATGGTCaggaaaactcctggccctagttaatataatacataataaAAAGTGGTGATTAGTGTTTACCGTTGGCCATGAGGAACTTCGGGATGAGGTCCACATTCCAGTCTCGGCCTTTTCCCATGGACTCTGGTGGGGCGCCTGGGAGACTGAAGCGTTTATACAGCTAAAAGAGAGACAATTTGCCATTTTGTTGAAGCAGCAATTTAGCCAAGATGAATACAACAGAGTGCATATATAAGCAGCAACTGTGACTATATTGATCATGTGCTGTCACTCATTTTTAAGGATATTAAGATTAGTATGACTAGTTCCTTGTTCTCTTCCTCATGCCTCATCATTCGGATTCATACATTGCTGGGAAATGGGTGAGTAGGCATCCTGCCTGTTATCTTGTGTAAGAGAATGGTGCAGTCTTTGTTTACATCTTGTATGGCCTGTTGAGGTTGGTCTTAGGGGTCAGCGCCTCAGAGGTCAAGCTGTAGAGGTCAGAGGTTGACTTACATCCTCCAGGGGAGTGATGGAGGCACTCTCTGCCCCGTAGTAGGAGTTCCGGTCCATGTGCAGGACCTTCTTCCCCTTCACCGACATGATCCCTGACAGGATGCATTCCTATTGGAcgagagacaggaaggagaggggtTTGAGCATCACAAATCATACACCTGGATAGTGGCCAAAATCGCACAGATCAAACATTTGGAATGATAATTGAATCCTAGATATTGATTTTCATGTTTGAGATTGTATTGTTGTATGAATATTGCTGGTATCAGTATTTCCAGATACGATTGTTTCATAATGGCAGACGCAGTCACGGTCTCGTTACGGCAGAAAATGCACTAAAAGTCTCACATTTCACACAGCCCAGATTCAACTAGACAAGGAAACATTTGAGGCTTTGTCGCAGAATGTATTCAAAGTAATGAATGTGGACCCTGTCTGGTTTGGTCCTGTCTTTTCATGCTCTGATAACTGACTGCGTGGCCGGCAACAGTGGGCCAGTCGAGCTGCAGGATCTCTATAATGATAGCTTATGCCAGTGGTCTACCCATGCTTCCCCTCTGCTAGCTGTGTGTGTACTTAAAATTGATTAACACGGATTATATAGTGTAAGCAATTATTTAGCCTAATAAGCAGGAATTTCATAAAAAGAAGATTGATATGACAACAGACAAACATTAAATCCACTGATGAATCTTCTGGGAGAGTAGACTTAAGGCTGTGACTGAAGATGGCCTGTGActgaagatggaggagagaggggtgtgggTGGGACCAATTCAGTAAGATCTCCAGCCTGGTTAACAGAAGGATCCCAGAATCTAGAACACAGAACTCTATTTAACATTCTCTGTCATTCTGGAGAAGAGGCAGTCTGTGGTGACAGTGTGACCACAAAATAAAGGGTTTCAGCAATGACCGCTAAAGCAGGGAGCTATGCAGAGAGGGGAGTAGGTTTGAGCGTCCAATTCAACTCACGCTCCATTTAAAAGACGGAACTGAGGCTAGATCAGACAACCAAGCTGCCGATCAGCAGCTTTCTGTTTCTCCCTTTGCAGTGCTAGGCTGCAATTCGAGTTCCTCTGTCAAGGCAATAGTTTTCCAAATTGAGTCAAGAATCACGGGCTGCCTGGTACGGTACTGCCGGCCGGGCCAGAGGAAAATGTGCGTGACTGACTCTGGAATTCCCACAGTCTTTCAAAGGCTTTAAGATCACAGCAGCTGGTTTGTAGAAGCAGCAAAACACTCTGTATCATGTGATTCCGTGGACTTTATTCCAAAAAAAGTTCAACTGAAATGCCTACCGATCCAGAACACTGTGGTGACAGAGGGTTACCTCATCCAGTAGCTTCTGCCTACATATTGAATCCGCAATATTTGATCTTACTGTAACAAATCACCCTTGATAAGACCGTGGAATAACTCAGATTGAATGTAATGGGGGGAGAAAAGGTGACCGGTTGTGTTTGAGGGAGATTCATATTTTATAGGCTACATTGTGTTGACAATGACTAATGATACGACAAATACAGGACACCACAGCACAGTGTCATGATTCCACACTCCTGGTGTACACTGCTGCCAGGTCCTACAGAATGCATTATGTCACAGGAAGTGACACTGCACTGGTGTTGCTATTGTTTTAGTTTCCATCTCCCTAGAGTCAGCCCCACTCAGATCAGGGCAATTTAGGACAGTGCTCCGGTGTACAAAAACAGCACCCCGCCCTGCTGTTCCCATCATCATGGAGATACAGGGTCCCTGACCCACTAGCCTACCCCATGCTAGCCCTAGCCAACCCCTCTGTCTGGGGCTGGGCAAGTTTAAGGACAGTACCATTTCCTCGCCACTACATTTTCAGACCATGGGCCGTAACGTTAGACAAATGGACTTTTACTGagctataaaaaaaataaaaaagcactGACCGGTCAGGTCTctcaggggggaaaaaaatcaatgTCCACTCTCAGAGAGAAGGCTTGATGTTACTCAACGTGAGAACAAAGTGATGCAGGACTCCCTGTGCTGAACATCCGCAGTGGAAGCATGTGCTCCTCTCACTGACTGGTAGTCTACCACAAGCACATGAGGAACCATCGTCTGTTTCATAAAAAGGTGCAGGTAATGCCTTTGATGTTCCATCCATAATGACCAAATTACCATTTTAGTACCAATTATTACCAAGTATTTACAGATGTATTTATTTTGTGGGAAAAGGGCACCATAAAAGGTGTTACTGAAAGTCCAAACGTGCCTTGAGGATTTCTGATGAGAGAAAAATACCTTGGCAAATGTCTAAGCTGTTCATATTTCCATATTCATTTAGGAAGACAATCAATATGGTTGCGTGGTGTAAATTGTCCTCGTTTCTCATCACAGTTTTGTAAACCCATTAAATATACAtggagggtggcaggtagccaagtggttagagtgttgggccagtaaggaaaaaggttgctggttcgaatacccgagcCGTCAAGGTGAAAAACCTGTCGATGTGTCAAGGCACTTAAGcccaatttgctccaggggcgccgttCTACTATGTTTGACACTGTTAAACGACACATTTCACTATCCGGTGTGTGACacaacaaatgtttttgttttttttttggtgCTGTAACTTCCTGAATAATATATGGCAGTAAATGGATGCCTCCCAGACACAATTTTGAGTGGCATGTGACTCAGGCAACCCTGCTGTCTGTAGGCTCTGACATTCTGCTGGGGGTAGCCTAGTCATCACAACCTCCGGCTGAAAGAGAAATCGAAGAGACCAAATCCTCAATTCAGGAAGGAAGAGTCAAACACAAGCAATAAAAACACATTGAAGTGAGAGGGGAAATTTCACAGTTAAATCTTTAACACAGCGGCCCTATAAAAAGCAGGTGGATTTTTATGATGAGTGACTGACTGAGGCCCACTCTGAAGACGGTGAAGTGTTGGGCGGCTCTCTGAAGTTCAAAAGGCCACAGTGTGTGTCACGCTGGGAACAAGAGTGACTGTGTGCCAGTGCCACCCTGGCTGACATTTCCCCACAACTCCTTCATGTGTGACTCCAAAAGGTTGGGATCCAATATCTGGACTGCAAGAAGAGTGCATCTGTAATGTCATTGAGCACTCTGAGGATCCACACACAGCACTAGAACCATCACCTCATCCTCTTCTCTAGCTCTAATTGAATGACGCTCAAAGTTGTTACCTAAATCTAATGCCTCCGTGTTTCATCTACTACTGCAGCCCTCTATCCTGTTATCAGGAAAAAAGATTCGCTGGGCCAAGACTCTCAAATTACATCACATGAATGACATCACATCACATGACAACCAAAAGTATCAAGTGGTGGTGTAAAAGAGGGACTACAATGTTGATGACCATGCCCTCCTGAGCCTCATCCTTTTAGTAAGGGGACAGAAggaccccccccctcccacacaaCCCCAGCCCAAACGCTGGGGAGACTAGAGGTAGATGTTTGCTAGGCCCCAGCTGCAGAGGAAGAAGAATACATACAATAAAAGCATATCCCGGAACAGCCAGTTCTCCTTTCCCCACCATGTCTTTCTCAACCACAAAGAGGAACCACATAGACCACAAtcagtgtggagtgtgtgtggcgGGTATTTGAGATGCTTAAATAAATGCCAAACAGAACTGGATACTTGTGTTGGGTTATGAGAATATGAAacatacttattcatgtcactgagggaaagagggtaatgtataatgtttacattatgtcagaatatgttattgttagccatcagggatcctctgggaggagaagagacacagtctggtaCCAGTCACCATGAAAgccgtgagttggggaggagtgagcactttgggCCAGAGGTCAGatcagatgaagtgaggaagaacagatatcactaaggttctgtctagcaacagatgcattggctgttcagatgtgtaggaggagactaagggttaaatatcagtgcttgtgtgaatatgTTTTCGTCTGTTCAG from Salmo salar chromosome ssa07, Ssal_v3.1, whole genome shotgun sequence includes the following:
- the LOC106609353 gene encoding rab GDP dissociation inhibitor beta translates to MNEEYDVIVLGTGLTECILSGIMSVKGKKVLHMDRNSYYGAESASITPLEDLYKRFSLPGAPPESMGKGRDWNVDLIPKFLMANGQLVRMLLITQVTRYLDFKVIEGSFVYKKGSIYKVPSTETEALASSLMGLFEKRRFRKFLVFVANFDENDPKTMEGVDPNKTTMRDVFKKFDLGQDVIDFTGHSLALYRTDEYLDLPCMDSLNRIKLYSESLARYGKSPYLYPLYGLGELPQGFARLSAIYGGTYMLNKPIEEIVMEDGKVVGVKSEGEIARCKQLICDPSYLMDRSTKVGQVIRVICIMSHPIKNTSDANSCQIIIPQNQVNRKHDIYVCMISYTHNVAAQGKYVAIVSTTVETDNPEMEVKPAMDLLEPVEQKFVSISDQYAPTDMGAESQIFMSRTYDATTHFETTCDDIKDIYKRMTGTEFDFAEMERKKNDIFGDAADQ